The stretch of DNA gatACATTTGGTACATGTTTAGACAGTCTGCCCCTATGAGCACAGACTCTCCTGATTTTCAAGAAGTCTTTGTGGTGCTGCTGCCATGGATCCTTTGATATTCCTGTTAAGGCCAACCTCAGAACATCAATGGTGCAAAAGGAAGACCTGATTTTTTTTTGACACTGCCGTAATGATTCTTAGTGTCTTCCAgaattactatggtttttaacataTGCTCTTGTAGTTGCTTACCCAAGTACATTCTCCCTGTGTAATCCAAATCACTCTATTTAGCACtttgttcctgtatccaaccaaacccacgaCTCACTTCAAGCACCTCttccaacacccagctagtttattgcTCCTCCCATCCAGCTGGTTacagacactcccctattactgcCGCTTACTCCCATGGACAGAGGAAATAAGAGCTGCATGgttatgtgaccacagcccagaacattaaatacaaaaaatacattACAAAGTTAGTGACCTTTATAAATTTTTAATGTGGACACAAACTAGGAAATCCTTCAGGGTCCATAGTTTTCTGGAAcaggtgaggacccattcattttaatggggctgcaagagatggacagcacactgtgctgtcaGCGCCCGTAGTTCTGTTCTGCGCCCCCACaaaaatagaaatgcctattgtccgcaattgcggacaataagaCATGGTATAATGGTCCGTAAAAAGCGGAACGCACACAACTCGTACCTGCAAATCTTATGTTTGTGTGAATATACTCTAGACcatttatatataaaaacatatgtttagtttaccggtaaactgctttccaggagtccggaatgacagcacccatggaggatgTCCTTACTGGTTTCTgttgggacaggaagagagacagtttaaagggcccctccccacccccttgCTCCAGTGTTTATAACTTACACCGGATAGGCTGCCACATCTTTATTTCAAGAACAAGTGTTAATTCACACTGTATACAGTAGCAGTACAAATATACAAACCAAAAAAGTGTCCCGGAAGGaacaaaaaatgggggggggggggggggggtagtattGGGTGCTGTCATTCCGGGCTCCTGGAAAGCAGTTTACCGGTAAACTAAACATatgtttccaggacgtcctccatgacagcgcCCATGGAGAACTAACAACTTAGAACGCCATATTAGGGGAGGGGGGACGGGACCACTGCTTGTAGGACCTTACGGCCAAAAGCCAAGTCCTGATTGGCCATAGAGTCCAGTCTGTAGTGTCTGACAAAGGTAGTGGAGGAAGACCAGGTTGCCGCCCTGCAGATCTGGTCGATGGAAGATCCAGCTTTCTCCGCCCAGGTTGCAGACAtggctctggtagaatgagcccTCAACGTTATGGGGCAGGATGAATTCTGCAGTCTATAACATTCCCTGATGGTCTCCTTGATCCAGCGGGCTAAAGAGGTTTTAGAGGCTTTGCTTCCCTTGTTTCTACCACCGAATTGGATGAAGAGATTCGCTGACTTTCTCCAGGGTTTTGTCCGCTTGATGTAGGCGAGGACTGTTCTTCTTACATCTAGACAGTGGAACCACTCCTCCTGTATGTTTTTGGGGAGGTACAAAACGAAGGGAGAATTATCTCCTGTTCTCTGTGAAACGTTGAGACAACTTTGGGAAGAAAGGAATGATCCAGCTTAAGAACTATCCTATCGTCTAGGACCTTCAAAAAGGGTTCCCTAACTGACAGGGCCTGAATTTCGCCTATCCTACGAGCAGTAGTGATAGCTAGTAAAAACACCGCCTTGAGGGATAGAAGTTTGACGGGAATATCCTCAATAGGTTCGAAGGGAGTATCACATAGGCTGTTTAGAACTATATTTAGGTCCCACTCGGGAACTGTTTGTCTCAGGGTGGGTCGCATTCTGGAGACTGCTCTGACAAATCTCTTGACCCACCTGTGTTCTGCTAATGGTACATCTAAGCAGCAACTTAAGGCTGAGATCTGTACCTTGAGGGTGCTTGGTTTTAGACCTATATCAAACCCTTTCTGGAGAAAATCTAGTATATTGCCTATGGATGGATTACTAGACTCTGGATGATTCTGAACTAGCCAAGATGAGAATTTCTTCCAGATATATGGCTGAAGTCACAGGTTTACGGCATTGCTGCAGTGTTGATATTACCTGATCGGAGAGACCCTTCTTCCTCAGGGTTTGCCTCTCAGGATCCAAGCAGTCAGTCTCAACTTGTTGAGATTGGGATGCTCCAGAGGTCCCTGCGTTAACAGATCTTTTCTGTCTGGAAGGGGGTACGGGTCTTTGATCGACATCTCCTTCAAGATGGGATACCAAGCTCTCTTGGGCCAGTCTGGTGCGACCAGGATCAGAGTGGTGGCACTGGTCATCTTCTTTAGGACTGCCGGGATTAGGGGAAAAGGAGGAAAGGCGTAGGCCAGTTTCATGTCCCAAGTCTGGGCTAAAGCGTCTATTGCCACTGGGTTTTCGCTGGGGTTTAGCGAGTAAAAACAGTCCAGCTGAGAATTTCCCCTGGATGCGAAGAGGTCTATTTCTGGATAACCCCATAGCTGGCAGACCTGTCTGAAAACCTGTTTGTTCAGATTCCATTCTCCCGCGTCGATCCTGTGACGGCTTAGGAAGTCAGCTCTTGAGTTCTGAGACCCCTTTAGATGGGTTGCTGAAATGGACCGAACTTCCCTCTGCCCATATGAAGATCTGATCTGCTAGATCCTGAAGGAGCGGGCATCTGGTACCGCCCTGTCTTTTTAGATAACATACCGTAGTAATGTTGTCGGATAGGATCCTGACGTGCTGATCTTTGAGAAGATGTTTGGCTGCTCTCAGAGTCTTCAGCACTGCCTTCAGTTCCCGGTAGTTTGAGGATTTTATTTTGTCTTGAGGAACCCAGGAACCCTGGAAGAGATGCTggtccacatgcccccccccccccccagccattcAGACTTGAGTCCGTGGTGACGGTTATGGCTGGAGTCAGATTCCACGGGACTCCTTTCTCCAGATTCCCTGGTTCTATCCACCAGGACAGGGATTTTACCACTTTTCCCGATATTTTCATCCTGGAGTTCAGAGAGCGGTGGTCTCTGTTCCAGGCCGTCAAAACTGCCTTCTGGAGGGTCCTGGAGTGGAACTGGGCCCAGGGTACTATTGAGATGCAGGAGGTAATCAGTCCCAGGATCTGCATGGCTTCCCTGATTGAGTGGGTTCTCTTCTTTTTGAACAGCTCTATCTTTTGTCTCAGATTGATCTGTTTTCTCTCTGGAAGAAAGGAGTGTTGTATCCTTGTATCTAAGAGAGTGCCCAGGAATTCCTTCCTCGTGTCTGGTACCAGGTCCGATTTTGGGTAGTTCACGATCCACCCCAAGTCCTTGAATATGGCTAAGGTCTGATGGatgtcccccagtaatttttgaaCCAAGTCTGCTATCAGCAagaagtcgtccaggtagggcacgATTGTAATTGCATTCTGGCAAAGGTAGGCCATTTCGGATACTACTTTTGTGAATAGACGGGGGGCAGATGAGATCCCGAACGGCAGGCACTGAAACTGGTAGTGAAAGGTCTCCTCTCTGTACTTGACCGCAAACCTTAAATACTGTTGGTGTTGAAGATGTATTGGGATGTGgtagtacgcatccttgaggtccaatgTGCAAAGGTGAGCACCTGGAGGGATCAGAGGAGTGGAGGATTTTATTGACTCCATCTTGAACCTGTAGTACGTCACCCACCTGTTCAGAAATTTTAAGTTGATTGTCCTCACCGACCCGTCTGGCTTCTTCAAAGAAAAGTCTTGAGTAGTGGCCTGTGAACTGCTGGGGAGGAGGAACCTGGGTGATAGCTCCCAGAGCCAGAAGGCTTTGAATATGTGACCGTAGTTGCTGTTGGAGGAGAGGAGATTCGAAATAGGTCACCTGGAACGTTTGTGGAGGAGGAGTTCTGAAATCTATCCTGAAGCCGTCCCTGATGGAGTCCAGGATCCATTGATTGCAAGTAACTCTCTTCCATCTTTCCCAAAAGTGACGAAGTCTCCCTCCCACTGGTCTGGCGTCATGGTTTCCCTGTATTGGTGTTGGGGTTGAAGAGGAAACCCCTACCTCTACCCTTGGGGTAGCTCCAGCGGCCCGATTTTCCTTTCCCTCTATAGGCCCTGGCCTGATTTTGGCCCGAGGGTCTACGAAAGGGCTGGGGCTTTTTAGGCTTCTCCTCAGGGAACCCTTTCTTGTTATCTGCCGCATTCTGGAGGATTGAGTCCAAAACTGGGCCGAACATAAAAGAGCCAGAGAACGGAATGGAGCAGAGTCTGTTCTTTGACGCTACGTCCCCAGACCAGGACTTGAGCCAGAGGGCCCGTCTAGCAGCGTTAGTCTGAGACTGGGACTTGGCTGCGAATCTAATGGTCTCCGCTGAGGCATCCGCCAGGAAACTAGAGGCCATTTTTAGAAGCGGGAGAGACTCTAGGATTTCTTCCCTGGATGTTCTTGCCCTGAGGTGACTCTCCAGTTGATTAATCCATAAGATTAAGGCTCTGGAAACCGAAGTGGCTGCAATGTTGGTATTAATTGCGGTCGCCCCTGACTCCCAGGATTTTTTCAACAGGCCATCTAACTTCCTATCCATGGGGTCCCTTAGCTGTGACGAATCCTCAAAGGGTATTGAGGTTTTTTTCACGACCTTGGCCACCTGGATATCTACTTTGGGAACCTCATCCCAGAGGTTAGTGTCCTTTGAGTCAAAACGCAGGCGATTTTTAAAGTCCCTGGGAATAAAGAGCTTCCTTTCGCCGTCAGCCCATTCCTCTGATGAGATCTTTAAGATTTTCATTTACTGGGAAGACCTTCTTTCTCCTGACTTTAAGACCCCCGAACATCTCGTCCTCAACCGAACGAgtctgttcctcctcctcaataGCCATGGTCTGTCTAATGGCGGTGAGCAGGGAATCTAAGTCCTCGGACGAAAAGAAGTATCTTCTCTGCTCATTCTGATAGAGGGACTCTGTGTCGTCGTTGTCTGAGACACAACCCTTCTTCCTCCGAGTCAGAGCCTGACTGGATCCTGGCTTttttggaggagggggggggggggatggaggaGGGGGGTGTCTGGCTAGAGGTTGCCGCCTGCACCTCCTCTCTTACAATATCCCTTAAATCTGAAAGCAGGGATGCCCGTTCGTCCTTCATAATTTTGGAAATACATTCTGGGCATAGCTGTTTTTTATATGACTCCAGCAGCTTTGTTTGGCAGGTTGGGCATTTCCTGCCCTTCTTTTTGGGGTCCCCATGAGGCCTGTGCCCTGGTTCCTTAGAAGTCTAAGAGAAAGGGAGGATAAGGCCATTAGGGACTGCTGAGCCAAGAAAACCTATCCCTGTTCAAAGTACGCAAGGTGACTACTTACAGGGGCCTGGACGGGGGAGTCTGAACAAGTTTCAAGCTTGCTGGACGCCTGGACCTCCATGATCCAACCTACCAGGCTGCCATCTGGCGTCTTAAATAAGATTTAGCTGACTTACCGGTCCGCCCGTTGCCGGCTGACTCCGCCTCCGCTTGCTCTTTCCCAGGGGGACTCATTCCGGGGAAGAGTCAACCCCCAGGACATGCGAGACCACCGGATCGGCGTGTCTCCAGCATGCTGATGCGCGTCGCCATACACTTCCGGTGACGCGTACTGGCTTCCGGTCACGTGAGCGCGGCCGGGAATCTGACGTCAGAGGAGGCAGGAGCCGTAGCAGAGCCCAGAGCTCCGATGGGGAGAAGCGGCAACAGCGTCCCCGATTCATGCGGCCGGCCAGAGAGAGAATCGGGGACTTAACCAGGGGACCGCTTCCCAGAGTGGTGCTGGTTCGGGGGCCTgccggagtctgaagaggagaggtAGGTACCCCCCGACCAGACTCGCCCTGTTCCCTACCTATCTTGCTAGGAGAGAGCTGTCTAACTCCTCCCATCCCTgttgggacaggaagaacactggcgCAAGGGGCCCTTtaaactgtctctcttcctgtcccaacAGAAACCATTAAGGAcatcctccatgggtgctgtcatggaggacgtcctggaaaaaataaataaagtgagatttactaatcctgtagacatGTACACCAGCTGTTTAGACCTAAAGAGTTCAGTGACTCAGGCTGGATGAATATGGTGCATGGCTAGAAGCTGATCAACTTTATACCAACTGTTGGCTGAGCTAGTCTGACAGTTATGCCAAGATTGTGGCACATCTTAGGCCATGCACCTTCCCTGCCAAATCGGGTCTTTCCTAGCAACCCACACCCACTTAGTGACCGGCACAGGATGTCCTCACAAACCGTTGCACCAGACAGGTTTCAACATCCATTATTAAGCCAGCGAGTTTCAGACCCAAACCTAGCCCTTCACATTTTACTCAGTTGCATGAATGTTTGAGATTCAGGTTTCTTCCACCTGCACTAGATACAAGTCACATTAATACTTTATATTAGGACCAAAGCCAAGTGGCATTTTTGAACATACAAGGTAGTTGTCAGCAAGCAATACTCACAAAGTTGGTTGATAGTTGACCACCCTGCATAAAAGCAAAGGCTTTCACTTCAAAACGTTTGCGGTATGTAGCTAGTGGCACATTATTAACAGGATGAAAGACTGTAAGATAGCTATCATGACTCTCTTGGCATctgagaaaataaaaacagcattATCCAGGGTAGTTGGAGATTCACGCACCTTTCCTtacccccccaccccaatccATTTAGCCAAGCCAGGCTCTGTAATAGAAAGCCACTTTAGTTGTGGTGGTTTCATAAGCAATGGTGGCAGAACACTGCTTTGTCAACTAGTGCAGTTCTTAGCAGAAAACCAGAGCGTATTTCCTACATCTTTGGTTACTTTCACATAACTGTATTTTCAAGCCAAAACTAGGAATGGGTCCATGTCTTCCTATCCTAGTTTTTCCTTAGCAGATTCTACTCCTAATTTTGTCCTACAGTTGCTAATACAAAATACTAaccaaattattaaagttaaaataaaacctttgtttcagggtaggttcacatctctGCTAAAGTTATCCGGTATTcagttccagcagaggaacaagCTACTGAAGTCACCATATCCCCAAACATAATGGCACAGAGGCTAAATGCCTGCTTTCTGCCAGAAATAACAAATAACCACTATAGTGGAGCTGTGAACCTACCCTTCTCCAGTCTGCAAACCTGAATTGCAGAATGTCCAAGTACATACCCGTCAACTACAACATTCCACTGGGGTAAAGCTTCTGGGTCTTGTGACATTGTTGCCCAGCAGTCATCTAGAACCAGTTCAATGTTTGGATCGTTGCGATTTAAAACCTGCACTTCTAAGTAGATTGGATCACGCAAGGTCTTCAGAATTGGATACTGATCATCACTGTAGGGTGTCTGGTAAGAGATATCTGAAAGAAATGTTAGCATGTAGGGCATGTAAAGGAACGAAGATACGCACCTTTTTAATACCATACCTGGGTAGACACTCATCACAATTAAGAGGGGGCCATCATTTCTGGAAgacactggtggtggtggtgtgacCACACTGACATTAATAGGTTTAGAGTCAGTGCCATTATAGAAACACCGGATTGTCTCTCTGTAAAGAAAATAAAACAGtaaatactgtatgtatacaaagAGGCAAAAGTGCCAGCTTCAACACAAGTTACCAATTCctcaaggcccctttacactgctcagcagactaTCAAAGGAAGATTCTTCTTCCGCACCCCCCCccgccccaaaaaaaataaaaaataaaaattgcctgcttgtcagtgaatgagaccactgcatttacatacagcgaTCCCCTTCACAGTTTAGGGGATAACTATTGGATTGGTGAGGGTCTTACCTCTGGGACCTCCacagatcatgagaacaggggcctGTAGCCCCCTGAAAAGAACAGAGTggctgctctattcatttctatgggagttccagagatagttGAGCGCTGTACTCTGGAACACCGGTATATAATAGGGCAGCCACACGCATGTGCGACCAGCCACTCCATCTTCAGGGGGCTTGTCGTGATCACTGGTGGGTAACagatcggtggggggggggggccctactGCTAATGGTTATCCCCTATCTTATGGATAGAGGACAACTTAACTAGAATACCCCAAAAAGGTCAGTAAGAACCTCTTCATTTACTTGCACAATACCTTAGTTCACTTTCTCTTGAGATACTCCTTCGTGGTAGATCCTTCCAGAGGGCACTGACTTCATTTTCATAAAGTAATTTTCCACCTACATTCTGAAGTATAGTGTTATTCTAACTATACAGGCTATCAAAACACACATGCTATACAATTAGACCACAACAGACAATAGGTTTCTTAgtctaaaacatggtatgggggAGCAGTGAAATGAATGAAGTCATCTGCTGTACTGCATTTTAAAGAGGAACTGTCACCATAAAATGCAGAGCACTCTGCAAgcagcatgttctagagcagaaggagctgagcaaacAGATAACGTTGTGGGAAAAGATGCAACAAGTTGTAATTTTATACATTCAAGTTTGTGCTTTTTGGCTCAAGATGGCCCATTAGGCATCAGAGATAGAAGTCTGTACAGATATGGTTTGTCTTAGGGACTGAAAGCTGGGTACAACTGAACTCCGTTTTGCTGAATCTTCCCACAAAGATGCAATTTGCTCAACTCCTTCTGCTCTAGAATGTGCagcaggttctctttaagaagAGCTTAGACTTATTGAGGGGTCATTTACCAAGTACTGTCATTTTATGCCATACCACATCCTGTGCCACCCTAGTCATAAATAAGCTGCCAGTCCATGCAACTAGCTTAGTTTACTCCAGCCCCTGAGGGTGGCATAAAAATGTTGCATGTAGCTCAATTTAGGTGCAAAACAGGGTGACTACAGCAAAACCTGGAATAGGGAGCCATAAATGACCCACCTTCAAGTCCAGGAAACTTCATGAGACATCTGCATTTCCTGGACTGAACACTGTTCCTCCGCCCCGAACCCAGAATACACAGTATGATGCTGTGTCTGACCATGGATCTGCTGAGCTGTACTTCTGGTATTATGCAATTACTGATCAGTAGACCCACAGCCACAGTTATAAAGCGGTGATTTCAGGGTATAGGAGCAAATGTTCAATCCTGGAAATACAACAATTCTGGACAGAGATTGGCCATTAGGAGATTCATAATGAAGATATGGCATGGCCAGATACCATTTAATTCAGGTCACATTTGCAAATCTCCTGGTTCTCCGAAATGAAGTGCAGCAGTCTGAGCAGTGGTCATGCACAACGAGTTCCATACAAATCTAGAACTACCCTCGCAAGTGTCAGTACAGGAAGGGCTAGGGTTCCAAATGCATTTTGATTTGTACAGAACCCAGTATGGGATGACAGACAATAACTAAGTGTTTTCTTAGGCAGTGGGACAATTTTAGGTCTCCAACTCAAGACACATTACACAGAAGTAATAAAACAGAGCTTACTTTTTCCGTAGTTCCACATGTATTTAGAGcaaatttaaaataaattctGTTACTAGTCTTTTCTTGCGGCTGGCAACTGCGATCTCTTACAGTGACGGTATTTAAATCCAAGTTAGGTTTGGTGAGCGTTGCTAGGACTTCAAACCTCATAAACCCATCTGGTGTGCACTCGAAGTTAACTGGTCAAGAAACATTGTTAGTTTAAAGGTTCAGATTATAGTCCAGAAcagcttgtgaaaaaaaaaaaagggggggggggggagagaaaataaaaataaacacagatCACTTACAGGGAGGACTTTCAAGGACACACTGAAGATTTAAGTTCATTGGTACAGTCAGTTCATCAATAAGGAACACCAGTGTGAGAGATCGCAAATAGTAAGATTGCTGGTTAGGAGCAGTAACAACCTGTGTGGAAGCAGCGTCACATAGCATGTATAATAGCCAAGTAAGTGTCACTATCAGAACCAGTCTTACATTGTTTTCCCATACCTGCAGTTTAGCTAGTTCAAAGCTCAGCTGGACACCACTTCCCGTGTCTAGTGTTATCCCTTCTTCTTTAAGTGCATATGTAGTCAATTCCACCAGTTTATTGCCAATTTCAATATACTGGAGAACACCACCAAAATTAGGCATTGATAGAGTCATGTGGGTTTTATTGCATGCAGGAGGTCCTAGgtcaaaaaattttttgtttagCCCTACAGAAATCTAAAAGCTCATACCCTTGAGGGATTCATGGCCTAAAATAATCTAAAGTGTAGACAGCTCTTACCCGTAGCGCAGATCAGTTTCACATCAACTCTAATCTTTGGGTTTTGCCTTTCCTGGATCAGCGCGATGTTCCCACTGTAAAACTTCTGTCCTTGTGACTAAGGATTAAGAACAGTCAGAAAGCATTTTGTACTTCTGTTCCCATCTAGGTCTCTGGTAGGATTAGACTTACAATGAGTTCTTGAATTCCAAAGGCCTTTACTTTGACACGGATAGTCAGGGAAGTTTCATTACTAGTTAGGTCATATCCAAGTCCCTTGGCAGTTGGCAAATTGAGTTTGACAAGCGTGCCATCATCAATTCCAATGGTCCATGTGGATGCAGGAGGTTGTGGTTTACTGATGAAACCCTAcaggagcaataaaaaaaaaaaaaaaaaaaaaaaaattcaaatctgtCCCAAATTCTTTTACGATTCACTACTGATTTTGGCAACTCAGTCAGGAAACCCTAAGGCTACATCCACATGGGAGGGTCTGATTTTGTTCTAGAACTCTGCAGTGGCAAAAGTTACACCAACTGGAGCATTTTTTGttgagggtgaaatctgcagccatTACAATATGAATCTGTGACCAAAGGGTGAATTCTGCAACACAAGTTGACATTTAAAGAGgtagtcaccaggatcaaccgtattgaaccaagcatactgcctggtagggcccaTCATGCAGTTTCCGAAGCATGTGGATGGCTTCTGAAAATCTTACCACTTTGCTGCCACTGTATATTTTCTATATGCAGTTCAATAGTATGTAGATGTACATCAAGAGTGAGTGAAGCATTAGACAAGTTGCAACTGTGTGTAACTTGTCCATATTTACCCACTGAAAGTCACAAATCCTACCTCCTCGTCAAAGCCAGACAGCTTCCTTGATATTGTAGCCTAGAACAAAATAAGATTTGACAGTCAGTCATCTTTCTACCAGTTTAATGCAACTGCCaacataattttatttatttccaTGGGGCTCAGGAGTTGGGATATCCAAGTTCTGGTCAAATAAAGCATGCCCAGCCAGGACCTCCACGTCTAAAGAAAATTATATcttaattgggggggggagaaggtATCAGAACTTCTTGACTTGGGCAACTACTCCATTTTACTTTTGCACCAGTTTTCAAAGATCTCCAAAAGTGCCACTCAATATATGGACTTTGTGCTATAATCAAATAGATCAGTTTACTTCCATGTATTCCGGAGTACACCGTATAACTGGTTCCATGTATTCAGAGTCAGCTTGTTCATCTTTGCAAGATATTTGGAAGACCACGTTATTCCCCACTGAATCCCTCAAGGAAAGATGTGCAACCCGTCCTCCAGTCTGAAAGAAAACAGATTAATAAAGCTTCCTTTTGAAGGCGCAGCACTCAACTGAAAGGACAATGACTGTTAAGGAGAGGAGCAGAACAGGCCTACTTTGAGTACTGCAATTATGAACTTTTACTCTAGTTTCTGCTCCTTACATGCCCAGGAGGCAGAGTTTCATTGACAGGATGTCTGCAATGAATTGCTTTACAACCCCTCCCCTAAGGGTACTTCAGTGACACTTAGCTCTGGGCACTTAAAAGGGCCCACCCATCTCATACATTGAGGCACATCACTAGGATATGTTCCAATCTCTGATTGGTAcgggtcccactctgggacttgcaCCTCTCTAGAATAGAGTCCAATGTGAAGGAGAGCAGACTAtgcccctccatttatttctacggGACAgcaaaaaatagccaagtgcgccacagccattttcaggtctcccaTAGAATTAaatagagggtggctgcgcatgtgcagaccactCCTTCACTTTGCATGCTCTGTTGTGGTGTATGTCCCACTTAGGATTGCACTGGGTAGCAAGCTTTTGATATCGGGATTTGCCGTTTTCCAATACTAGGCTGTGCTAGGGAGAGaacctccctccccactgatgtGGCAATCACTGCCACTAATCAAAGattaaggggaggggctgtgaagctgcaaccaatgaatataatactgaggggtggggggggggctgttggcATAATTAACACGTAAATACAAATGTAggcagcaggtgtatcacagctggCACCTGGTCTCAATGACAGGAAATGGCAATCCCACCAAACCACCCGTCAGGTGCCGTGATCAACACAGATTGTGGCACATGAGTGACAAGGTTCGGTGAGATCCCCGTCATT from Bufo bufo chromosome 7, aBufBuf1.1, whole genome shotgun sequence encodes:
- the LOC121008187 gene encoding zona pellucida sperm-binding protein 2-like; its protein translation is MGLCGTGTNVPTFWRKPFVMRFLLVCLLFVLSDAVQVKDFPGSTFCLDVEIQIKKPKDVPWLTWQGLHVIDSSGFEVDACQILPEGSLLTIPEKCINHETGGRVAHLSLRDSVGNNVVFQISCKDEQADSEYMEPVIRCTPEYMEATISRKLSGFDEEVGFGFISKPQPPASTWTIGIDDGTLVKLNLPTAKGLGYDLTSNETSLTIRVKVKAFGIQELISQGQKFYSGNIALIQERQNPKIRVDVKLICATGPPACNKTHMTLSMPNFGGVLQYIEIGNKLVELTTYALKEEGITLDTGSGVQLSFELAKLQVVTAPNQQSYYLRSLTLVFLIDELTVPMNLNLQCVLERPVNFECTPDGFMRFEVLATLTKPNLDLNTVTVRDRSCQPQEKTSNRIYFKFALNTCGTTEKNVGGKLLYENEVSALWKDLPRRSISRESELRETIRCFYNGTDSKPINVSVVTPPPPVSSRNDGPLLIVMSVYPDISYQTPYSDDQYPILKTLRDPIYLEVQVLNRNDPNIELVLDDCWATMSQDPEALPQWNVVVDGCQESHDSYLTVFHPVNNVPLATYRKRFEVKAFAFMQGGQLSTNFVYFHCRAIICDITSPDSSLCSKRCPPSRKRRDELFLHRHSTLASPPGPVWLLDSEASLTSEDEQDVITQVTIGVLPAFALVAVIALVAVFINLKCKPKS